Below is a window of Lacibacter sp. H407 DNA.
TACAGTTCCTATTACTTCTGCCTTGTTAACAAACGTGTTGGCAAATGTGGGCAATACAGTATGGGGCGATGGTGTGAATACAACAGCCGGCTTGTACGCACAGTACATGTCTGAAACGCAGTACACAGATATTTCCCGTTATGCTACTCCAACACTCAACTGGGATGGTTTTTATGCGGGCGATATGTATGATCTTCAGAATATCATCAATACCAATACAGATCCTGCAACAGCTCCTATTGCTGCTCAGTTTGGATCAAATGCAAATCAAATTGCAATTGCACGCATTTTGAAGGCGTATTATTATTTGATATTGACTGATGCTTTTGGTGATCTTCCTTTTACAGAAGCATTACAGGGTAAGAGTACGATCCCTTACGATAAACAGGAGAATGTATATCCTGCAATCATCAACGAGTTGAAGGAAGCTGCGGCTCAGTTTGATGCCGGTGCAACAGCACAAGGTGATGTAATGTTTAGTGGTAACACAACAAAATGGAAGAAGTTTGCAAATTCAATTCGTGCAATTGCAGCTTTACGTATGTCAAAAGCCAATGCAACTTTAGGTAAAACTGAATTTGCGGCAGCTGTGGCTGCGGGCGTAATTGATGCGAATGCAGATAATGCAGGTATCCCTTACCCGGGTGGTAACTACAGAAATCCGATTTACAACTATTATGTGATCACACAGCGTTTTGACTTTGCAGTAAGTGAAACAATGACCAATCACCTAAGTGGTTTAAATGATCCCCGGATCTCTAAATTTGGAAACACTTCACAAGGGTTCCCTTACGGTTTAACCCGTAACGATGCATTAGCATGGCAAACGTTAAACCCAAATTTTGCATTCTTACTTGGGTTCACCGGTACACCGCAAACAATGCCAGTATATCTTGTAACAGCAGGTCAAATGTTTTTGGCACGTGCTGAAGCTGCGAGACTTGGCTGGACTGCTGAAGTTGCTGCAACAATGTATGCAAGCGGAATTACAGCGGAAATGAACCG
It encodes the following:
- a CDS encoding SusD/RagB family nutrient-binding outer membrane lipoprotein; translation: MKRMNIKQIAIVLGVSALAFTGCKKGIDDFGDLNRNPNATTVPITSALLTNVLANVGNTVWGDGVNTTAGLYAQYMSETQYTDISRYATPTLNWDGFYAGDMYDLQNIINTNTDPATAPIAAQFGSNANQIAIARILKAYYYLILTDAFGDLPFTEALQGKSTIPYDKQENVYPAIINELKEAAAQFDAGATAQGDVMFSGNTTKWKKFANSIRAIAALRMSKANATLGKTEFAAAVAAGVIDANADNAGIPYPGGNYRNPIYNYYVITQRFDFAVSETMTNHLSGLNDPRISKFGNTSQGFPYGLTRNDALAWQTLNPNFAFLLGFTGTPQTMPVYLVTAGQMFLARAEAARLGWTAEVAATMYASGITAEMNRWGITDGAAIAAYLLQPSVALTGVGDAKKIAEQRWVSHFPDGNQGWAEWRRTGFPVLAPAPGSGKQVPRRIPYGPNEPLYNPENYSAAAAGYSNNSQDARVWWDKP